The Patagioenas fasciata isolate bPatFas1 chromosome 21, bPatFas1.hap1, whole genome shotgun sequence genomic sequence GTGTGTCGGGCCAGGCCAAAATCCAGGATCTACAGAACAGAAAAGACATCCACCAACTACTGCAGTGGAACAATGCCAACTAGTTAGAGCAATTAACTAGGCAGTTATTGGACTGGGTGGAGGAGAGGTGCTGCAACTGCAAAATCAGATTATGACAGTAAATTTCACAACCTGTTCAAAGAAACCAGCCTACAACTGCAGAGGACTCAACTATCAGAATTACATCAGGGTCTCTCTAAAACAACTCGACCCAAACTAAAGATGTTAAATCTTCCCTTTCATGATGATTCCTTAAAAACACATGAACAGATACAGGAAAAAGGAGGCCTTACGGTCCTTTACAGTTTAGAATGACATTATTACTTTGGACAACAATAGTATTTCCATAAGGCAATATTATGTCCCTTGGATTTCAAGGGACATTTACAATGCATTCACTCAAatctacaatgtattgagtatggtccaggagtggatgaggagcgagtttagagtctatgggtgaaagttaaggggcaggctggcaagggtgatactattgtgggtgtctattacaggccaccagatcaggatgaggcctctacagacggctgagagcagcctcacagtcacggGCCCtggggttgtggtgggggattttaactcccctgatgTTGGAAGGATGACTCGGCcggcagccacagtccaggaggttcctccagtgccttgacgataactttctgatgcaaagggtggaggagccgactagaagaggtgccctgccggacctcatcctcactgacaaggagggtctggttgaagtggtagaggtggagggctgccttggttgcagcgaccaggagatggtggagttcacaatctcctgtggcaggagcaggacagcaagcagaattgcaaccctggatttcagcagggcaaactttggccttttcaggcaattgctgggggaaatcccatggacaaggctgcttgaaggtaaaggggcccaagatcgttggttggtgttcagggactgtttctaccaggcacaagatcagagcatcccgacacgtaggaagtcaaggaagggagccaggagacctgcgtggttaaaacAGGGAGCTGTTGggtgtgctcaagtggaagaggagagtttgtaGATCATAGAAGGAGGGGCTGGGCACTTGGgggaatatcaggctgttgtcagagggtgtagggaggcaactagggaagctaaggcctccttagaattaaacctggcgagagcggtcaaggacaacaggaagagctttttccaatctgTGGCAGATCAAACTAACAGCTgaagcaatgtaggcccactgatgaacaaggtgggtgccctggtgacagaagatacagagaaggctgagttactgaatgcttgtctctgcctactctgccaggggctgtcctgaggagccctgcatcgctgaggccccagaggaaggcaggacaatggaggagtttgcctgggttgatgaggactgggtgagGGAGCAGTTAgtcaatctggacatccataaatccatgggtccggatgggatgcacccacgggtgctgagggagctggctgaggtcattgctggaccgctctccatcatctttgccaagtcttgggaaacgggagaggtgcctggggactggaggaaagcaaatgtcactgcagtcttcaaaaagggcaggaaggaggacccgggtaactctagaccggtcagcctcacctccacctctgggaaactgatggaaagacttctccttggtgccatctcaaggcagatcaaggataagagggtcattaggggcagtcaacatggcttcaccaaggggaagtcgtgcttgaccaacctcattgacttttatgaggacacaacaagatggatggatggtggcGGAGCGGTGGACGTGTTCTGCCTTGATgtgagtgaggcattggacacagtctgcacagcatcctcacagctgaactgaggagtgcggtctggatgagcgggcagtgaggtgactgcgaactggctgaagggaagaagccagagagtcgtgctcaatggggcagagtcaggCTGAGCCCTGTAtacagtgcagtgcctcaggggtcagtgctgggaccggtattattcaatatactcatcaatgatttgcacgagggaatagagtgactgtcagcaagtttgctggtgacaccaagctgggaggagtggtgacactggaagctgtgctgccatccacagacctggacaggttggagagctgagtggggaaaaacttaatgaaacagaacaaggacaagtgtagagtcttgaatctgggcagaacaaccccaggttccagtataagttggggaatgatctattagagagcagtgtaggggaaagggacctgggggtcctggggacagcagggtgaccatgagccagcactgggcccttgtggccaggaagccaatggtacctggggtgggttagaagggggtggtcagtaggtcagagaggttctcctgcccctctgctctgccctggggagaccacacctggaatattgtgtccagttgtggcccctcagttccagaaggacagggaactgctggagagagtccagcgcagccaccaagatgctgaagggagtggagcatctcccgtgtgaggaaaggctgagggagctggggctctggagctggaggagactgaggggtgacctcattaatgtttacagatatataaaggggcagtgtcaggaggatggagccaggctcttctgggtgacaaccaatgataggacagggggtaatgggttcaaactggaacacaagaggttccacttaaatatgagaagaaacttcttcccagtgagagtggcagagcctggcccaggctgcccagggaggttgtggagtctccttctctgcagacattcaaacccgcctggacaccttcctgtggaacctcagctgggtgctcctgctctggcagggggattgcactggatgagcttcccagggccattccagtccctgacactctgggattctgtgaaaccacaGTCAAACCAACTACAGCTTGTGATTACATTACCTTTAGCTCACAGTCTTCGTTTACAGCTAAGTTACTAGGTTTTAAATCCTAAAAAATTAAACAACATCAGCATTAACAGTGGTATATATGCTGTTTCATAAATCTAAAGTAGGTAAAAATGTAAATGCAGACAGAAAACAGATTCTAATTGGCTGTAAACACCAACTCCATACTCAGGAAAATTATGTCAGAGTCAGCTCTCTCTTTTGCAGTCCTCAGAGGTGTCGCATATAAGCAAAAATGCATTAAGACTTATTGCAACACCAGTGCTGTATATGTATATTTACCACATAGAGAAGATATTTCACAAAGATACAAGTCAAACATAGGCAGGAGCAGAAACCTTTGTTTAACCTCTGACTGTTTAaccaaaataattacaaaaaaaaacccttttatttcTATAGGTACTACATTGTAAGACTCTGTGCAACATTTTTTTGAAGACATTGGTTCAGAACAGGAAGCAATCTCAGGATAAATACTCACCCTGTGTATTATGTCAGCTGAATGGATATACTGTAAGGCAAGATGACAAATTTTATACATATAATTTTATACTCCAAATAGCCTACTTCTCATTTCTTCACTAGACAATACTGCCTTACCCCATCCCACACAATTCAAACACTACAGCTTGTCTGCAGAAGGGATCAAGTGGGTGTCTATGGGTTTCAAGCAGGTAGGTGTTCCACTTTGTCTCTCCTCAGGAACACCCAGGAGCTCTGCCACCACGAGCAGAAcaccaaaaggaaacaaaacttaaGAAATGGAAGATTCATAGCCAGAGCAGATTAGAGGGCAGTATACTTCGTAACTTTCCAAACTCTGCCCATAGCAACGTGTAGAAATATCTTCTTAAATAATACATAGCTCTACTCGGAGCTGCAAAGAGGCatgaacagaaggaaaaataacaacAGGTCATCCTACCATATGTTAGAAAAGTTACAGAAGCCCCACTATGTACTCAAACGGATCTCTGAGGATATGATGTTCATCAAGAACTTCCACCTTCTGATGATAAGCTATCAACATTCAGGTAGGACAGGACCAAGTACCTTCAGTCCCCGAAGAATTTGGTATATGAGGAACTGCACATGGTCATCGGTAAGTTTCTGACATTTCACAATGTTGTTCAGATCTGCTCCCATAAGGTGTGTCACCAAGTATCTGTGaacaaaaaaggaaacacaaaggcTATGAGGCACTCCGTTCAACAGAATTAGGATTAAAACTCCCTACgaagctccagcagcagagctgactgTCTCAAAGCCTGTTGCTGAATGAAATACAGTTCACGATACTTCAAATAATGTAGCAAACTAGTGCAGCACTGGTAAATAGAATACAAGTGAACAAGTTCAAAGAGTCCAACAGTTCAAGATGTCCTATTATCTTTTCTGTAGGAATTCAGAATTTGTGAGAACGTTGGCACACAAATTAAGGTAGCAAATATATCCAGAATAATCTGGGAGATGTAAGAtacaaaagatttttttgttgcaGCCTTCAGAGAAGTTACCTACACATCATTGAATTCTTCTAGTGACTTGGCAGGGGTGAACACATCCAACAAGCCAATCacctagaaagaaaacaagaaagtgaACAAGATGTGAAATACATTTATAATATAATGCTAACAAGATCCTTTGTGGGACAGAAATTCCATGTTTAATTTCTGGCTACATTAATCATTCAGGTTTACAGAAACCAGCATTTATAAGAAACAAACGTTCAATCCTtgtgcgaaaaaaaaaaaaaaaattaaggttcAAAAATCCACAGTTGTCCTCCCACACCAGCCATCCCCTGAGAGCACCCAGCAGGAGCCGTGACAAAGGCAGGTATAGACACTGGTTTGGAATACCTTATTTCAAAAGACAGCTAAAGACTGTTCAGGAAATAAagggataaggaaaaaaaaaaaaaacaacagaaaaaactcAAACATAAACCACAGCCACCACCGGACAAAAGTTTGCTTCCTGCTCAATTCTCAGTTATACTGTTGACTACATATTAAAATACCTGTGTCCTAAATCCTAAAGGCAGCATGTCCTTTAGCATGAATCTGCTAAACCATAATTTCCAGATTATTCTaggaaatattaattttttttttaatataaaattggGGGGGAAGGGTGCTTGGTTTTTGTGtgcgtttgttttgttttaatctgtaTGCTTTTCTACAACTATAATCCCCTGGACCATTGCAAGCTTTGTATTTAGTGTCACAAAAAAAAGGTGTGCAAAAAAATTCTTAAACGCAATCATGCTGGACACTCGGGATGGTCCAACTGCAAACCAACTGTTTGTACTGTCTCCTTCCACTTACATTTTCATGTTTCATGTGCTTAAGGAGCCGTAGCTCTCGGTAGGTCCTTTTGGCATGGATGATAGACTGAAATGGTCGGGACAGCTTCTTTACAGCCACACGTAACCCAGTTTTTGTGTCAAAGGCAGAACTACAATAAAGAGTAATCAAATTATCAAAATGAATTATTTACAAATGCCTTCAAATCCACACTTAGCAACTCCAGATAGCAACTCTCTAGACACGGAGTCACAGTCAATGCCATTTCTCCATTCCTGCAATGAAAATCATTTCTAGGCATCCTGGTCCACAACCTGCCACCCGACCCAAAATCCCCACATATTTACCAAACGTTGGtttctacagaaaatatttaaaagatgaGTCTTCTTCACACAGTATAGGGaaattttgtagaaaaaaaaagaaatgtttacaATTTTTCTGTCTAAAACCAACTGTGCTCTTAAGTATAAATACGGCAAGAACAGGCTGAAGAGAGGAAGAGTACTTGCAAATATTATCTGCATTCCTAAACATATTTTCATACACCACACTCCATCACAACCTGCTGTGCTCAAGATGCTATCTTTTATGGTTTTTGTCCACACAAAAATCCAAGGCCTGTGTCTAATAAAATCAACTCCGATTGCTGTTAATCACAACTGAAGATGAAATCAAACCTCTCTGGTAAATCACACCTAGTCCTAAATTCCTGTTACACAAAGTGCATGTGAATAAGTGATATTTAGCTGCACATTGCTAAAACTTGTCCCTTTAGCAGAAACTTATATGTAAAACCTGTACATATAAATATCATTTATTCTTAGAACCCACAAAGACTAATTAAGGAGCATTTTATTACATTGTAACAGAATAATGTAGTAAACACACATGGAAATATATTTAACCATTCAGTTTAAGCATTGTTAAACCCCTGCAATTTGCTACCCCAACACAGAGGTACCCCAAACACAAAGTCTCACTAGGTAAATTTttactggggacagggacagactggGGAACAAGTCCTTGCATTAATACCCTAAATACTATGGATCACCATTTGCAGCTTAATAAACTGgctttgttggttgttgtttaaTTCTTACAGTTTCTATACCACTCATCTTTCTGAACTGTATCTtttatgaaatacatttttagaagAACATACAGAAAACCATTAACATGGACTGCACTAAGGCTCATGTGTCACATGTCTGAAATTGCTTCCAATACAAAATTGTTTCATCTTGTCTGAGCACAGTTGCACAATTTTTGGAGGTTTTGACGCAGCAAAACAGGAAATTAATGATGCAAACTCTTTGGTTATTGGTTTGTGAAAACAAACTTTGGAAGTATTACACACACAATGGAGATAGCGGGGAGGGGGAAACAGAAGAGGAACTGACCAGATGGTGTAGGCTCAACCTTAAACATACAATGGACAAGGCGCTGAGCAAATTAATTTCCTATTACATTCAGGGAGTTACGAAACTGTGGCACTTAGAGGAGTATTTATCAGCTATGGCAGCGAGGTCCTTCTTTCACCAGAACTATaatcttctatttaaaaaaattcagtaaGTACATTGATTAATCTTGCTACTAGAATTGACCAGCCTTTGCCTTTTTTGAAACATAAGCATTTTGATATTTGAACCACAGCAGTTTTAAGAAATGCATGTTATTTAACCTGAACTTACTAATACTTTTATAACAATAATTCAAGAACAGCTGAGAACTTTATTTCTTTGAAACTGCAGCGCATGCAAACCTACTCCTCTTCTTTACTAGTAGAGTGCAGTATGCAAACCTCCTTATGATATAATGCAAATGATATTCATGGTATAAATTTGCATATTATGTTAATGAAAAATATGCATGCCTGCTCAAACACAGCAGCAAAGCAAACATGTAATCCTTAGGCACCTGTATTTGAAAATACTGATTGCACTTTGACAGAGCCAAAGAACAGAGAGCAAAAACCAGAACATCAGTGGGGGAGACATTTCTTAATAAAAGGACACAGTGATCTGTGAACACTTTCATACAGTTCTGCTACATGACTGCTGAAGTCCAGACGTCAAAGCAACCCAAATACAACCTTCTCTTTAAGACTAAGCAATGTATGCAGCCCAGTTAACTTATGTTTAATGATCCAACATACTTCACCTACGAAACTAAAAATTAAGGAAGTATTGTATATCCCACGTGTAACCTGTCATATGTTTTGTACCTATTAGGTAAGCATTAAAAACTAAAATCTTATCTTCGAGCTCTCCATATTTCTGTAGGTCTCATACCAAGACTTTACTCTCCCAGACAGCACATACTGCAGTAATTCTGTCATTCTACAGTAATAAAACAAGTTTTCCTGTGTTGATTTACTATTGCCAAGAAAATATCAATACTTGCGTACCCACTGTTAAAGCCAGAGATGCAAAAACAGCCCCCACAGCCTTCCCTCTACCCTTCTTGCCTACCAACAGGATCCAGCTAAAAATATAATTGCCTCAACATAATCTATCCTTCAGATACAGCAAGAAACTGGGACAAGACCTGCCAGGCCTTCAGCTCTGCAAAGCCGGCTACAGGGGACATGCCAGCCTCCATCCCTCTCCACCCCCCAGTTACTAACAGCAAGAAAGCAGAGGAAAATATGCCTATATGAGATCACTGAGGGGGGCTGGGACATGATTATCTTCCCCTGCAAAAATGTTTTAGTGCCACCTGCCAAGTGGCGCAATCCCCGACGCATTCCAAAGACAAGACTGCAGCTTCCCGGCAGTACAGCGCTTAAACCGGGAGGAGAAGCGTTTCTTGCAGCAGATTGGTAAAAAGCTGGGGGACGAGAACCCCCGGAGAACAAGCAAGGCCCGCTGACCTCGCTGCGCGCCTCGCGGTgaccgccccgcccgccgccggtgcCCACAAGCCGGGGCAGGTTTGCAGGCAGAGAGCCCGGCGGGGAGGGGCAGCGACCTGACGCGATACCCCCTGCACACACGCCCCCTTTCCCCAGTCCCCTCCAAGCACTCACCAAACGGAGCCGTAGGCCCCGGAGCCGACCGGGGAGAGGTTCTGGTAGCGCTCGGGCAC encodes the following:
- the MAPK14 gene encoding mitogen-activated protein kinase 14 isoform X4; this encodes MSQERPKFYRQELNKTVWEVPERYQNLSPVGSGAYGSVCSAFDTKTGLRVAVKKLSRPFQSIIHAKRTYRELRLLKHMKHENVIGLLDVFTPAKSLEEFNDVYLVTHLMGADLNNIVKCQKLTDDHVQFLIYQILRGLKYIHSADIIHRDLKPSNLAVNEDCELKARNYIQSLSYMPKMNFENVFIGANPLAVDLLEKMLVLDTDKRITAAEALAHAYFAQYHDPDDEPVADPYDQSFESRELEIEEWKSLTYDEVISFVPPPLDQEEMES